CGAAAAGATCTGGCCCAGATTCGGAGTCTCTTGCGCGGTGGACGGGAAGAGGGATTGAAAATATTTCAAATCCTGGCTCGCCAAGGGATCAGCATTGATCTGATCAGCCTGTTTCCCGAATCTGTGGCCTTTGCCGTACCGGCTTCGCGTGGTGAACAGGTCCTGAAGATTCTGGAAGATGAGTCGGTCTCCGTGTCCCTGACTTATCCTTGCGCGAAAGTTTCCCTGGTGGGGTCGGGGATGGCCGGGCGGCCTGGGGTGATGGCCCTGCTGATGGAGGCTCTGGAAGAGATTGGTGTGGAGATTCTTCAGACCGGGGATTCCCATATCACGATTTCCTGTCTCTTGCGTGCTCAGGATATGGAGCGGGCTATACAGGTGCTTCATCAGAAGTTTGAACTGGATCATTTTTGTTGATTTGGGGGTTTGGGTCGCTAAGGCAATGGATTGGTTTCCTTTGTGCTTTATCAAATGTGATAGCCAGCTACGATAATGAGCATAATCCGCGCGTGGGTTGAGGGAGGTTATAACATGCGGCCGGAGTTCGGTTATTTATTAACTGCGGTAGTCACTCCGTTTGATGCCCGCCTGGCGGTCAATTTCGGAGTATTTCGGAAACTGGTTCGCGAACTTGTTGACCGGGGTTCCGACGGGATTGTGATAGCGGGAACGACCGGCGAATCACCCACCCTCAGCCATAAAGAGAAACTTCGTCTTATTGAGGTAGCTCTGGAGGAAGTCGGAGATGTGGCCCGGGTGGTGGGAGGGACTTGTTCCTATAACACCAGCGAATCGATCGAACTTTCCCGGGAAGCGGAAAAAATCGGGGTCCACGGAATCCTGGGGGTCGCCCCCTACTACAACAAGCCTCCCCAGGAAGGACTTTATCAGCATTTTCGGGCGATTGCCGATTCGGTGAAAATTCCATTGATGCTTTATAATATTCCGGGCCGGTCTGGAGTCAATATCGAACCGGAAACGGTAAAGCGGTTGTCCGAGATTCTCAACATCACTTCGATCAAGGAAGCCTCTGGTAGCATAGACCAACTTTCTCGGTTAGCCGGGTCTCTTCCGCCTGGTTTTTCCATCTATAGTGGTGATGACAACATGACCTATCCGACCCTGGCTATGGGGGGGGTCGGGGTGGTCAGCGTTGCATCCCATATCGCCGGGGAAGAAATCAAACGGATGATCGAAGCCTTTCATGCCAATGATATTAAGGAGGCCCGATCCATCCACCTGCGCCTGTACCCGTTATTCAAGGCCCTCTTTCTCACAACCAACCCGATTCCCCTCAAAGCGGCTTTGAAGCTTCGGGGTTGGGACGTGGGAGAAGTCAGACCGCCTCTTTGCCCGCTGGAAGACAACCAAAAAACTCAGCTGATCGGTGTTTTACGTAAACTGGGTTTTCTGTTATAATGGATGCTCTGAAAGAAAAAACTGAATTTTATTAGAGAAAAGGCAACGATCGGGAAGTCTGAGGGAGCGAGACCCCAGTGAGGAGACCAGGAGTGCGAGGTATCCGTTTCGCCCTTCGTGACCAGAGCCCGTGAGCCGGACCTGAAGAAAAGACCCTGTCTGAGTAGGGTGCCCCGGAGATTCCGTTATCGGCATGAGTGATACAGGGTGGTACCGTGTGCTCAGGGAGCATACCCCTGTCCTGATCCGGCGTGAGACCCCGTCCTTGGACGGGGTTTTTTGTTGGTTGAAGATTCAGTGTCGTCAATGAGTGATCGATGATCGGTGATTGGCGAAAAGCGGGACGGGTCGGCATATTACCCAATAACGGTTCATTACCGGTCTGAATTAAAGTAAATAGAGAGGTTGGAAGTGCTATGGTCATAAGAGTGGGCATTGTGGGCGGAACCGGATATACCGGTCTCGAACTCCTCAGAATTTTGGAAAAACATCCCGGGACCCGAGTCGAGTGGGTCACCAGCGAACATTACGCGGGCACAATGCGGGATGAATACTGTCCGGCTTGGAACAAACGGGAATCGGTTTGTTTCGAAGCCCAGGATCTGGAGGGTCTGGCCTCCCGAGTGGATGTGGTTTTTCTGGCCCTGCCCCACGGGGTCTCTATGGAATGGGTCCCGAAAATTCTGGATCGAACCAGGGTTATCGATCTGGGAGCCGACTTTCGGATCAAGAACTCCGTGGTTTACCAAGCCTGTTACGGCTTGGAACATCTGTCCCCCCTGTGTGTCAAAGAGGCGGTGTACGGTATTCCGGAAGTCTACCGGTTTCAGATTCGTAACGCCCGCTTGATCGCCAACCCTGGTTGTTATCCGACCTCAATCCTGATCCCTCTCATTCCCTTACTCAAGGAGAACCTAATCGAGTCCCGGATCATTGCCGACTCCAAATCCGGGGTCAGCGGAGCGGGCAAGATGGCGACGGAAAACACACACTTTTGCGAGGTGGATGGGAATTTCAAGACCTATAATCTTGGGAAACACCGTCATCAACCGGAGATCCGGGAACAGTTATCTTTTTTTTCCAAAAATTCTGTGGATTTGATTTTTACGCCTCATCTCCTTCCCCTCAAGCGGGGAATCCTAAGCACGATCTATGTCGACCTGCAGGAAGGGGTCCGGGAAATCGACCTGCGCGAGGTCTGGAAATCTTATTACGACCCGGAGCCCTGGGTGCGGGTTTTTCCTCCAAACCGTTTTCCCGAGATCAAATGGGTGACCGGTTCCAATTTTGTCGATATCGGGCTGGCGGTCTTGGAACCAAGGCACCTGGTCATCGTTTCCGCACTCGATAACCTGACCCGCGGCGCCTCCGGCCAGGCGATCCAGAATATGAACATCATGTTTGGTCTTGATGAGCGCTTGGGACTTCCCGTTTCAGTACTTTATCCATAGAGAATCTGTAAATTGGTCTGGAGACTGACTGCTTCGGTTTGCGATCATGCATTTAAAATATTTTCATTAAGGGGGAGGCAATCATGAACCATTTCCCTTTTCAGGTGTTGGATACCGGCCTTGATGTCGTTCCTGGGTTCCAGGCGACGGGGGTGCATTGCGGTATAAAAAAATCGAAGAAAGACCTGGCCGTGATCGTGAGTGACGAGCCGGCGGTTGCCGCCGGGGTGTATACCCGTAATCGGGTGGTGGCTGCGCCGGTGCTTCTTACTCGGGATAATATTCAAAAAAAAGGGGCCATCCAGCTGATTGTGGTGAACTCCGGTGTGGCAAACGCCTGTACCGGGGAAAAGGGGCTTGCGGACGCCCGGCGAATGGCTGAAATGGCAGCCCGGGAATTCGACATCTCTGACCCGGATTTGGTCGCGGTGGCTTCTACCGGCGTGATTGGAGACTTTCTGCCCCTGCCGGCTATCGAAAAAGGAATTCACCTTGCCCGGGAAGCGATTCATCGGGAATCGTCCGGTCATTCCGCTGCTTTGGCGATCATGACCACCGATACCTATCCAAAAGAGCGGGCGGTGCGCTTTGTAATCGATGGTCAGCCAGTATTTCTGGCCGGGATCGCCAAGGGTTCGGGGATGATCAGGCCGAATATGGCCACCATGCTCGCCTTTATCCTGACCAACGCGAATGTCGAACGGGTGACTCTTCAAAATGCTTTGAACAAAGTCGTTGACCGAACTTTCAACCGGGTCACTGTCGATGGGGATACCAGTACCAATGACATGTTGCTCCTGTTGGCCAATGGAAAAGGTGGGTTGCCGCTCACTGAAACACACCCCGATTATCCGATATTCTGCGAGGGGCTCGAATGGGTATGTCGGGAACTGGCCCGGGACCTTGCCAGAGATGGGGAAGGCGCGACCAAGTTATTGACCATCCGGGTGGATGGTGCCGGGCATGAAGAGGATGCCCGGCGCGCGGCTTTTACGATTGCCGAGTCGCTGCTGGTCAAAACCGCTTTTTTCGGCGAAGACCCGAACTGGGGACGGATTATAGCGGCTTTGGGCCGGAGTAGTGCGGAGATTCGCCCGGAACGGGTCACCGTTTCCATCAACGGCTACCGCTGTGTCGAACAGGGGCGATCCGTCCAGGGGGATGTTCGGACGCAGCTTAGAGCGATCATGAAAGAGCGGGAACTGGAGATCGTCCTTGATGTCGGCGTAGGGGGAGCCTCGTGTACCGTCTGGACCTGCGATCTTTCAGTAGACTACGTGAAAATTAACAGTCATTATAGCTGAGGTGATATTTGTGAACCTGGTCATCAAGATCAGCGGTAAAAATATCGACCGGGAGAAGGACAGTATTTCTTTGCCGGTGAAGCGCCTGTGGGATGCCGGTCACCAGGTTGCCCTGGTGCACGGTGGTGGACCGCAAATCACTTCCCTCATGAACCGTTTGGGCCGAGAAGCTCGTTTCGTGGAAGGGTTGCGGATTACCGGCGCAGAGGACATGGACATTACCGAGATGGCCTTGAGCGGTAGTCTGAACAAGGCTCTGGTGGGCATGCTCTTCGTCCGGGGAGTGCCGGCATGTGGGATAAGCGGGCGGGACGCGGGATTGTTGATCGCCGAACAGGAAATTTTGGAACGAGAAGGAGAGAAGATCGATCTGGGGCGGGTCGGAAAGATCGTGCAGGTGAATCCCGCCCTGGTGGAAGTTCTCTGGGCAGCCCGGATTGTGCCGGTCATCTCCCCGGTGTCGACCGACCGGGATGGCCGGGGTCTGAATGTAAACGCGGACTGGGCGGCGGTAAAACTGGCCGAAGCCCTAAGAGTGGAACAACTGTTCTTGTTTACCGATGTACCCGGAGTGCTTGCGGATCTTCATGACCCTGCTACGCTGATTAGAGAGCTGCCGGTGGTCGAGATCGATACCCTGATTGTGGAGAAAATTGCCGGGGGAGGGATGCTCCCTAAATTGAGAATGGCCCAAGAAGCGATCAGCGTCGGGGTGCGAGAAGTGTTTATCGCTGGCGGAGGGGCCCTGGATAATCTCGATGCTTTTCTAACAGGCGGCGGCACTCTACCGGCGACCCGGGTCTTTTAAGGAAGGGTTTACTTGTTCACCGATCACAGTTTTATTTTCAGAAGTGAAAGAAATACCGGCGATTAGGCGGTAAGCTTTGAGGTTTTTAGGTAAAACAAAAACTGGTATTACCTAAAAGTCTAAAAGTCTAAACGGCTAAACTGCTACAGCCTGTGTTTATAAAGGAGACCTCCATGCTGCATGACCAAACAGTTGCATTGGAAAAAAACTATATTCTGGATACGTATACCCGTCTTCCGGTGGTGCTGGAGCGGGGGAAGGGTTGCCGGGTATTCGACGCCGATGGAAAAGAATACCTCGACTGCGTGGCCGGACTGGCCGTCAACCTCCTGGGATATGGATTTCTTCCTCTCGGGGAGGCGATCTGTGCGGAGGCCCAGCGACTGATCCACGCCTCCAACCTGTATTATACGCTGCCCCAGGTTGAATTGGCCCGGATCCTGACCGGACTGTCCGGTTTTCCCCGGGTTTTTTTCAATAACTCTGGAGCTGAGGCAAACGAAGTCGCGCTGAAAATGGCCCGCTTTTATGGGCGGAGGAAACACAGCAACCGGCATAAGTATATTGCCTTTCACCGTTCCTTTCACGGCAGAACGCTCCTGACCCTTTCGGTGACCGGACAGGCGAAATTCCACCAGGATCTGGACCCTCTCCCTCCCGGGATCGTCTTTGCCGAACTCAACGATTTTTCCAGTGTTGCCGGAGCGTACGACGAATCCGTGTGTGGAGTCATCATCGAACCGGTTCAGGGGGAAGGGGGAGTCTATCCCTGTGATCCGGGATTTTTGCAAGATCTGCGTGATTTCTGTACGGAAAAGGATTTGATACTGATTTTTGACGAAATACAATGCGGCATGGGACGAACCGGTTCCTTTTTTGCCTTCCAGGAATTCGGGATCACCCCGGATATCGTGACTTTAGCCAAGGGACTGGGGGGAGGCCTGCCGATTGGAGCGGTTCTGGCCGGTGCGAAGGTTGTTTCGATTACCCGTAAGGGAGACCAGGGAAGCACGTTTGGGGGGAATCCGGTATGCTGCCGGGCAGCTGCGGTGGTGAGCGGGGAAATCGGTCAGGACCGCTTCCTAGCCGGGGTTCGCTTGAAAGGAGAATTCCTGGGGAAACGGCTCGGGGAGCTGCGGGATGCCTTTCCGGGATTAGTGCGCGAAGTACGGGGTATGGGCCTGATCTGGGGGATCGACGTGCCGGGACGGGCGAAAGAGGTGGTTCAGGGAATGTTAGCCGAACAAGTATTAGTCAACGCCTGTAACGAAAATACGGTCCGCCTGCTCCCTCCTCTGGTCATCGGTGAGGAGGAACTCGGGACGGCCTGTGCGGCACTACGCCGAGTGTTGGAGCGGATCGGAGAACCGGAGACGAGAGACCGCCGGGAGTTAATAGACTATAATGAGAAACCAGCATGAATCGCCATCAAAGCTAAGCGGATTTTCTCTTCAAAAGATCGAAGAGGTTTGCAGTGAGGGTCTGTTGCATCTGTGCATAAATATATTGACCCATTAACGCAATTGGGAGGTGTACACATGGGCACGCGGAAAAAAGTCATTCTCGCATATTCGGGCGGACTGGACACCTCAGTGGCCATTCGCTGGCTTCAGGAGCGCTATGACGCCGAAGTCTACACCATCACTTTGGACCTCGGACAGGGAAAGGACCTCGATGGTGTACAGAAAAAAGCGCTTGGAGTTGGAGCCAAGGAAGCTTTTGTTTTTGATGTCCGGGAAGAGTTTCTGAACGATTTTGTTTTACCCGCCCTGTGGGCCGGGGCGGTCTACGAGAAACGCTACCCTCTGGCGACGGCCCTTTCCCGTCCGCTGATCGCCAAATATCTGGTAAAAGTCGCCGAAGAGAAGGGTGCCAGGCTGATCGCTCACGGGTGCACCGGGAAAGGTAACGACCAGGTGCGGATCGATGTCTCGGTGGCCGCTTTGAACCCGGAGCTGGAAGTCATCGCTCCGGCGCGGGTCTGGGGTTTTTCCCGGGAAGAGGAGATCGAGTATGCCGCCGCCCATGACATTCCTGTACCGGTGACCATTGAAAATCCATACAGCATTGACCAGAATATCTGGGGTCGCAGTATCGAATGCGGGGTCCTGGAAGATCCCTGGACCGAACCCCCGGAAGAAGTATACGATTGGACTCAAAATCCCCGACTGGCCCCCGATGAGCCAACCTATCTTGAGATCGGTTTCGAGGAAGGGGTTCCCAGACAGCTCCGCGGTCAATACTATTCCCTGATTGACCTGGTCGAGGCGCTGAATCAGGTGGGCGGAGAAAACGGATTCGGCCGGGTGGATCATCTGGAAAATCGTTTGGTGGGGATAAAATCCCGGGAGATTTACGAATGTCCCGGCGCCTTTCTCCTGATCGAAGCCTACCGGGACCTCGAGAATCTGGTCAACCCCCGGGAGGTCACTCATTTCAAGCCCATACTCGAAGAAAAATACGCTCAAATGGTTTACGAAGGATTGTGGTTTTCCCCCCTGCGGGAGGCACTCGATTCCTTTATGGAAACCGTTGCCCGGCGGGTTTCCGGAACGGTGCGCATGAAAGTCTTCAAAGGTAGCGCTCAGGTGGTGGGGAGGCGGTCTGAGTATTCCCTCTATGATCTGGGGATGGCCACCTATGACAAGGGTGATTTGTTCGATCACAAAGCCAGTGAGGGGTTCATCAAGCTCTGGGGGTTACCGACCAAAATGAGCGCTCTGGTGGGACGAAAAAGGCGTGCCTGACCATCCGGTAAACGATCGAACGCAACACAAGCCGGATAATGCCACCCGGCTGTGGGGTAGCCGGATGGAAAAAACCCTGGATGAGGCGGTGTTCCGCTTTTCCACCTCGATCGGGGAGGACTACGTGCTCTATCCCTACGATATCTGGGGAAGCGGCGCGCACTGTCGTATGCTCGCCCGAGTGGGTATTCTCGTTGAGAACGAAGAAGAGCGCATGATCGCCGGACTGCGTACTGTCTATCACGAGCTGGAGACCGGAAGACTGGATCCCTCCCGGCACGAGGACATTCACAGCTTGGTAGAGGCGAGACTTTTCGAGATCATCGGTGAAGAGGCCGGGAAACTCCATTCCGGCCGGAGCCGGAACGACCAGATTGTCCTTGACGAGCGTCTGTATCTCCGGGAGAAAACCCTTGATATTCTCACGGCCATAAGCGGCCTTGGCGAAACGC
This Atribacteraceae bacterium DNA region includes the following protein-coding sequences:
- a CDS encoding argininosuccinate synthase, with protein sequence MGTRKKVILAYSGGLDTSVAIRWLQERYDAEVYTITLDLGQGKDLDGVQKKALGVGAKEAFVFDVREEFLNDFVLPALWAGAVYEKRYPLATALSRPLIAKYLVKVAEEKGARLIAHGCTGKGNDQVRIDVSVAALNPELEVIAPARVWGFSREEEIEYAAAHDIPVPVTIENPYSIDQNIWGRSIECGVLEDPWTEPPEEVYDWTQNPRLAPDEPTYLEIGFEEGVPRQLRGQYYSLIDLVEALNQVGGENGFGRVDHLENRLVGIKSREIYECPGAFLLIEAYRDLENLVNPREVTHFKPILEEKYAQMVYEGLWFSPLREALDSFMETVARRVSGTVRMKVFKGSAQVVGRRSEYSLYDLGMATYDKGDLFDHKASEGFIKLWGLPTKMSALVGRKRRA
- the argB gene encoding acetylglutamate kinase, with product MNLVIKISGKNIDREKDSISLPVKRLWDAGHQVALVHGGGPQITSLMNRLGREARFVEGLRITGAEDMDITEMALSGSLNKALVGMLFVRGVPACGISGRDAGLLIAEQEILEREGEKIDLGRVGKIVQVNPALVEVLWAARIVPVISPVSTDRDGRGLNVNADWAAVKLAEALRVEQLFLFTDVPGVLADLHDPATLIRELPVVEIDTLIVEKIAGGGMLPKLRMAQEAISVGVREVFIAGGGALDNLDAFLTGGGTLPATRVF
- the argC gene encoding N-acetyl-gamma-glutamyl-phosphate reductase encodes the protein MVIRVGIVGGTGYTGLELLRILEKHPGTRVEWVTSEHYAGTMRDEYCPAWNKRESVCFEAQDLEGLASRVDVVFLALPHGVSMEWVPKILDRTRVIDLGADFRIKNSVVYQACYGLEHLSPLCVKEAVYGIPEVYRFQIRNARLIANPGCYPTSILIPLIPLLKENLIESRIIADSKSGVSGAGKMATENTHFCEVDGNFKTYNLGKHRHQPEIREQLSFFSKNSVDLIFTPHLLPLKRGILSTIYVDLQEGVREIDLREVWKSYYDPEPWVRVFPPNRFPEIKWVTGSNFVDIGLAVLEPRHLVIVSALDNLTRGASGQAIQNMNIMFGLDERLGLPVSVLYP
- a CDS encoding aspartate aminotransferase family protein, yielding MLHDQTVALEKNYILDTYTRLPVVLERGKGCRVFDADGKEYLDCVAGLAVNLLGYGFLPLGEAICAEAQRLIHASNLYYTLPQVELARILTGLSGFPRVFFNNSGAEANEVALKMARFYGRRKHSNRHKYIAFHRSFHGRTLLTLSVTGQAKFHQDLDPLPPGIVFAELNDFSSVAGAYDESVCGVIIEPVQGEGGVYPCDPGFLQDLRDFCTEKDLILIFDEIQCGMGRTGSFFAFQEFGITPDIVTLAKGLGGGLPIGAVLAGAKVVSITRKGDQGSTFGGNPVCCRAAAVVSGEIGQDRFLAGVRLKGEFLGKRLGELRDAFPGLVREVRGMGLIWGIDVPGRAKEVVQGMLAEQVLVNACNENTVRLLPPLVIGEEELGTACAALRRVLERIGEPETRDRRELIDYNEKPA
- the argJ gene encoding bifunctional glutamate N-acetyltransferase/amino-acid acetyltransferase ArgJ codes for the protein MNHFPFQVLDTGLDVVPGFQATGVHCGIKKSKKDLAVIVSDEPAVAAGVYTRNRVVAAPVLLTRDNIQKKGAIQLIVVNSGVANACTGEKGLADARRMAEMAAREFDISDPDLVAVASTGVIGDFLPLPAIEKGIHLAREAIHRESSGHSAALAIMTTDTYPKERAVRFVIDGQPVFLAGIAKGSGMIRPNMATMLAFILTNANVERVTLQNALNKVVDRTFNRVTVDGDTSTNDMLLLLANGKGGLPLTETHPDYPIFCEGLEWVCRELARDLARDGEGATKLLTIRVDGAGHEEDARRAAFTIAESLLVKTAFFGEDPNWGRIIAALGRSSAEIRPERVTVSINGYRCVEQGRSVQGDVRTQLRAIMKERELEIVLDVGVGGASCTVWTCDLSVDYVKINSHYS
- the dapA gene encoding 4-hydroxy-tetrahydrodipicolinate synthase, with protein sequence MRPEFGYLLTAVVTPFDARLAVNFGVFRKLVRELVDRGSDGIVIAGTTGESPTLSHKEKLRLIEVALEEVGDVARVVGGTCSYNTSESIELSREAEKIGVHGILGVAPYYNKPPQEGLYQHFRAIADSVKIPLMLYNIPGRSGVNIEPETVKRLSEILNITSIKEASGSIDQLSRLAGSLPPGFSIYSGDDNMTYPTLAMGGVGVVSVASHIAGEEIKRMIEAFHANDIKEARSIHLRLYPLFKALFLTTNPIPLKAALKLRGWDVGEVRPPLCPLEDNQKTQLIGVLRKLGFLL